The Planctomycetota bacterium genome includes the window TCGGACGTTCTCGAACTCACCGCGAATGGAACGGATTCGGCTGAGTTCCAGAACCTCGCCGATGAGCTCGGATTCTGCCTCGACGTTGGTGCGGATGCGTTCGAGCCGCTGCTTGGCATCGTCTGTGAGCGTCTCGCCGTGCTTGCGGAGAATGCTGGCCGCCATGCCGTCGATGTTGCGTAGTGGCGCGTTGAGGTCGTGGCTGACGGCGCGGAGGAAGTCGCTCTTTTCTGCGATTTCTTCGCGAAGTCGCTTGGATGTGCCTTCCGCCTCACGCGTGCGCTCTGCGACAAGTCGTTCGAGGTTCAGATTCGTTTCAAGCAGCCGGGCCGTGGCATCGTCGGCGAGTTGCTTTTGCTCGCGCAAGCGGACGACCATGTTGTTGAACGTCTCGGCCAGCTCCGCTAGCGCTTCGCCGCGGAACTGGATATCGACAGTCTCGAATCTTCCAGCCGCAACGCCACGGCTGGCGACCGTGAGTTTTCGCAGCGGCAGGAACGCCCTGGAGACGAGCACGTAGACCAGCGGCAGCAGAATCGCCAGCGACGCGAATGCGACCCCGAAGATCTCGCGAAGCACCTGGGCCTTCGTCGCGGGAATCGCTTCGACGTCGTTCGTGGTGGCGAGCGACATGAAGGCCTGGCTCGTGTGTTCGGCCACGATCACCGACGTGATCAGCACGACTGCGATCACCAGGCAGCTCAGGCTGAGCAGCAGGCGATCCTGAACGCCGAAG containing:
- a CDS encoding HAMP domain-containing sensor histidine kinase, which codes for MRPDAKPPSEPQTPTPRRKRRLVLFGVQDRLLLSLSCLVIAVVLITSVIVAEHTSQAFMSLATTNDVEAIPATKAQVLREIFGVAFASLAILLPLVYVLVSRAFLPLRKLTVASRGVAAGRFETVDIQFRGEALAELAETFNNMVVRLREQKQLADDATARLLETNLNLERLVAERTREAEGTSKRLREEIAEKSDFLRAVSHDLNAPLRNIDGMAASILRKHGETLTDDAKQRLERIRTNVEAESELIGEVLELSRIRSIRGEFENVRLNDLVWSLRGVFEQDLRDKNIELALESNLPTIHVEKNRIRQVFQNLFDNAIKYMGDGPERVIRVSSKPVDDGIEIAVSDTGIGISAEDAARVFYAFRRGSNHQGVAGKGVGLAGVKAIIETYDGAIRCEPGVRGGTTFRFTIGNAYIGAKTTTPQPDEGTLVADEDAVHDDPPRPTLAVEPHSSKPLAA